A window of the Candidatus Obscuribacterales bacterium genome harbors these coding sequences:
- a CDS encoding LL-diaminopimelate aminotransferase: STHGYLLFNRTRPFRDAVAQWYTQRYGVAVDPETEVLTLIGSQEGTAHLPLAVLNPGEFALLQDPGYPSHAGGVHLANGQVYSMALREENQFLPVLEDIPAAVLAQARMMVLSYPHNPTTAIAPLSFFQQAVAFCQRHELILVHDFPYGDLVFGEAIAPSILQADPEKTVSIEFFTLSKSYNMGGFRIGYAIGNAEVIQALRQVKAVVDFNQYLGIMNGAIAALLGPQDHLKQSVETFRQRRDAFVQTLQQIGWMVPVPDATMYIWAKLPAPWQQDSLGFCTQLVEQTGVVASAGAGFGKSGEGYVRFALVHDPDRLTEAVQRIGQFLGS, encoded by the coding sequence CCAGCACCCACGGCTACCTCCTGTTCAACCGCACTCGCCCATTTCGGGATGCCGTCGCCCAGTGGTATACCCAGCGGTATGGCGTTGCCGTCGATCCAGAAACGGAAGTCCTCACCTTAATTGGCTCTCAAGAGGGTACAGCCCACCTGCCTTTAGCGGTGCTCAATCCGGGGGAGTTTGCCCTGCTGCAAGATCCTGGCTATCCCTCCCATGCTGGGGGGGTACATTTAGCCAATGGGCAAGTCTATTCCATGGCTCTGCGAGAAGAGAACCAGTTTTTGCCTGTGCTTGAAGACATTCCTGCTGCGGTCTTGGCCCAGGCGCGGATGATGGTGCTCAGCTATCCCCACAATCCCACCACCGCGATCGCCCCTCTCTCCTTTTTTCAGCAGGCCGTGGCGTTTTGCCAACGCCATGAGCTGATTCTGGTGCATGATTTTCCCTACGGCGATCTGGTGTTTGGGGAGGCGATCGCCCCCTCGATCCTGCAGGCCGACCCCGAAAAGACCGTTTCCATCGAATTTTTCACCCTGTCCAAGTCCTACAACATGGGCGGTTTTCGCATTGGTTATGCCATCGGTAACGCTGAGGTGATTCAGGCCCTGCGGCAGGTAAAAGCCGTGGTGGACTTTAACCAATATCTCGGCATCATGAACGGGGCGATCGCTGCCCTGCTAGGCCCACAAGATCACCTCAAGCAATCCGTCGAGACCTTCCGCCAGCGGCGAGATGCCTTTGTCCAGACCCTGCAGCAGATTGGCTGGATGGTTCCCGTCCCCGACGCCACCATGTATATCTGGGCCAAGCTACCGGCCCCATGGCAGCAAGATTCCCTAGGCTTTTGCACCCAACTGGTGGAGCAAACGGGGGTAGTCGCCTCCGCCGGGGCCGGATTTGGCAAATCGGGAGAAGGCTATGTACGCTTTGCCCTCGTCCATGATCCCGATCGCCTCACGGAAGCTGTGCAGCGGATTGGCCAGTTTTTAGGCTCCTAG